One Thermotoga sp. genomic window, TCATACAGCTCATAAAGAGAATTCAAAAAGAGCTGAAGAACACAATTGTTTTGGTGACGCACGACATGGGTATACATGCTCAGGTTACAACAAGAATGGCAATCATGTATGCGGGAAAGATCATGGAAGAGGGTCCAACGCTCGAGATCTTTAAGGAGCCTCTTCATCCTTACACGAGATACCTCATACAATCGCTTCCCAGAGTGGGAGACAAGCAGTTGAGAGAAGGAATACCAGGATCTCCTCCGTCTCTTGTTTCACCTCCGTCAGGTTGCAGATTTCATCCAAGATGTCCGTTTGCAACAGATCGGTGTCGTAAAGAAGAACCACAAATTCTGGAGGTAAAGCCAAATCATAGAGTAGCATGTTTCCTTATGGAGGTGTAGGGTATGCGCTACGAATGGGAAAATCCTCAGCTTGTCAGTTCTGGAACAGAAAAACCTCATGCAACTTTCATACCTTACTTTGATCCATTCAAGGGAAAATGGGAGTATCCGAAAGACTTTCTGTCTCTCAATGGAAACTGGAAGTTCTTCTTTGCAAAGAATCCTTTTGAAGTTCCTGAAGGTTTCTTTCTGGAGGATTTTGACGAAGCAAGCTGGGATGAGATAGAGGTTCCAAGCAACTGGGAATTTAAAGGCTATGGCAAGCCTATCTACACGAATGTGGTCTATCCATTCGAAACAAATCCTCCTCTCGTTCCAAGAGATGACAACCCCACGGGGATTTACAGGAAATGGATAGAAATACCAGAGAGTTGGCTTGAAAAGGAAATTTTCCTCCATTTTGAAGGTGTGCGATCGTTCTTTTACCTGTGGATAAACGAAAAGAAGATCGGTTTCAGTAAAGATAGCTGCACACCTGCAGAGTTCAGGGTAACAGATTACCTAAGAGCTGGAAGAAATCTGATCACTGTTGAAGTCTTAAAGTGGAGTGATGGAAGTTACCTGGAAGATCAGGACATGTGGTGGTTTGCAGGAATTTACAGAGACGTTTATCTATACACCCTTCCTAAATTCCATGTGAGGGATGTTTTTATTAGAACAGACTTGGATGAGAACTACAAAAATGGAAAGCTCTTTGCAGATGTGGAGTTCAGAAATCTTGGAGAAGAGAGCGAAAAGAATTTTGAACTTGTGCTCATCGATCCGGATGGAAAGACAACAACCTTGGTGAAAGAACGAGTGAAACCGAAAGACAGTGTTCTCTCGTTTGTTTTTGATATAGAAAATCCAAAGAAGTGGTCTGCAGAAAAACCGCACCTTTATGTTCTAAAGGTGAAACTGGGCGAAGACGAAAAGAAAATCAACTTTGGATTCAGAAAAGTGGAGATAAAAGACGGAACACTTCTTCTGAATGGAAAACCTCTTTACATTAAAGGAGTGAACAGACACGAGTTCGACCCGGACAGAGGCCATGCGGTGACTGTGGAGAGAATGGTAGAGGACATAAAACTCATGAAACAGCACAACATAAACACGGTGCGTACCTCTCATTATCCAAATCAGACAAAGTGGTACGATCTGTGCGATTATTATGGGCTTTATGTCATAGATGAAGCAAACATTGAATCACATGGGGTCGGTTGGGATTTGGAAACAACGCTGGCTAATAAGCCCGAGTGGGAGAAGGCACATCTTGACAGAATCCAAAGAATGGTAGAGCGTGACAAGAATCATCCTTCTGTTATCTTCTGGTCGCTTGGAAATGAAGCAGGAGACGGAATAAACTTTGAGAAGGCCGCACTTTGGATAAAATCCAGAGACAACACAAGACTTATTCATTACGAGGGAGCAACACTGAGAGGAGAAAACTACTATCCAGATGTCTTTTCACGCA contains:
- a CDS encoding glycoside hydrolase family 2 TIM barrel-domain containing protein encodes the protein MRYEWENPQLVSSGTEKPHATFIPYFDPFKGKWEYPKDFLSLNGNWKFFFAKNPFEVPEGFFLEDFDEASWDEIEVPSNWEFKGYGKPIYTNVVYPFETNPPLVPRDDNPTGIYRKWIEIPESWLEKEIFLHFEGVRSFFYLWINEKKIGFSKDSCTPAEFRVTDYLRAGRNLITVEVLKWSDGSYLEDQDMWWFAGIYRDVYLYTLPKFHVRDVFIRTDLDENYKNGKLFADVEFRNLGEESEKNFELVLIDPDGKTTTLVKERVKPKDSVLSFVFDIENPKKWSAEKPHLYVLKVKLGEDEKKINFGFRKVEIKDGTLLLNGKPLYIKGVNRHEFDPDRGHAVTVERMVEDIKLMKQHNINTVRTSHYPNQTKWYDLCDYYGLYVIDEANIESHGVGWDLETTLANKPEWEKAHLDRIQRMVERDKNHPSVIFWSLGNEAGDGINFEKAALWIKSRDNTRLIHYEGATLRGENYYPDVFSRMYPKIDTLLEYASKKQEKPFIMCEYAHAMGNSVGNLKDYWDVIERYPYLHGGCIWDWVDQGIKKVDEQGREFWAYGGDFGDEPNDKNFCCNGVVLPDRTPEPELLEVKKVYQNIKVRQLTKSLYEIENHYLFTDLEEFDGIWKIRRDGEVIKEERFKLSLAPSEKTTIKIDLPEMDSAEYFLEIEFALSRDTLWAKKGHVVAFEQFQLKPAEMEKESVEDDVSVSENGSHIEIKAKEIKFVFSKLSGFLEQIIHRDRNLLVSPVKPNFWRVPIDNDIGNRMPERLAVWKKASYNQQLHKMSWKKENGKVFVQSVYQVPGNSWVYLTYTIFGNGDVLVDFALIPGESVPEIPR